Genomic DNA from Nonomuraea rubra:
ATCGACGACAGCAGCAGCAGCGCGTACAGCAGGGCGTCGCGGCCGGGCAGCCGCACCCTGCTGAGCGCGTAGGCGGCCAGCGCCGAGAGCAGGACGACCAGCACGGCGGTGCCGACCGACAGCACGACCGAGTTCCACAACGACGGCAGCGCGTACGGGTGCTCCACGACCGCCCGGAAGTTGTCCCAGGTGAAGTCGGGCACCGACACCTCGTACGTGGGGTCGGAGGTGAAGGGCGCGGTCACCAGCCACAGCAGCGGGATGGTGAAGAACGCCAGCAGCACGGCGATCAGCGTGTAGAACCCGATCCGGCCCAGGACGAATCGCGTCATTTCTTGCTCCGCAGCAGCCGCAGGTAGAACACCGCCACGACCAGGTTGATCAGCAGGATGATCGTCGAGACGGCGGCGCCGTAGCCCAGCTCGCCGCCCTGCAGGGCGACCTTGTACACGTGCACGGCCAGGATCTCCGACTTGCCGTCGGGGCCGCCGGCGGTGAGCAGGAACGGGGTGAAGTCGTTGAACGTCCAGAGACTGATCAGCAGCAGGTTCGTCAGGATGTGGCCTCTGATGTGCGGGAACACGACGTCCCTGAGCTGCTGCCAGCCGGAGGCGCCGGCCAGGCGGGCGCTCTCCAGGTGCGAGGGCGGCACGTTGGCGAGCGCGGCGCCGTACAACATCATCGAGAACGCGGTGCCGCGCCAGGTGTTGAACACGATGATCGACAACATCGGGTGGTCCAGCAGCCAGGCGGTGCCGGGGATGCCGAGCAGCGCGTTGAGCGTGCCGCCGTCGCGGTCGAGCAGCGCCACCCAGAGGAACGACACGATGGCGCTGGGCAGGATCCAGGCCAGGATGACCAGACCCTCGACCACCCGTTTGAGCGGGCCGCGCCGGTCACGCAGCAGCCACGCGATGGTGAAGCCCAGCCCCACCTGGCCGATGACGGCCGAGCCCAGCACGAACTGCACGGTCAGCCAGGTGGAGCTCCAGAACGTCGGGTTCGAGACCGCGTCGAGGAGGTTGCCGAGGCCGACGAACTGCGGCTCGGCGGCGGCGATGCCCGTCAGGCGGTAGTTCGTCAGGCCGAGGTAGAGCACCCAGAGCGCGGGGAAGACGAGGAAGGCGGCGATCAGCAGCAGGGCGGGGGCCATGAAGACCCCTGCCCGCGCCTTCCCCAGGCCCGCCGCGTCCGAGCTGTAGCGGGAGTGCTCCCTCGTGCCGCGGTCTGCCTCGGGAGCCTCAGGAGGCGATATTGCCTGCGCCACCGACGATTCCCTCAAGCTTCTTCTGGTAGTCGGCCGCGGCCTGGTCAGGAGCCGTGCCGCCGGCGACCGCGGCGGTGGCCTCCTGCAACGCCACCGACACCTGCGGGTAGAGCGCGACCGGCGGGCGGTAGGCCGTCACCGGCAGCACCTTCTCCGAGATGAACGTCAGCAGCGGCTCGCCCGCCAGGATCTCCTTGTTGACGTCCGCGCGCGGAGTGATCCGGACGTTGCCGTCCTTGGTCTCCTCCTTCAGCGCCTCCGGGGAGAGTGTGAAGGCCAGCAGCTCGAACGCCTCCTTCGGGTGCTTGCTGTTGGGGTTCACCGTGCGCAGGGCGCCGCCGGACATGCTGACGAAGTCCTGGCCCTTGATGCCCTTGCCGGGCTCGATGGCGGGGATCATGGCGTACCCGACGGTCTGGTCGCGGTCGGCCATCTTGGCCACGCCCGTCTTGGGGTTGACCACGCCACGCCAGAAGTAGTCGCCCTCCATCAGGATGCCGATCTTGCCCTCGGCGAACTGCTGGAACGACTTGTCGCGGCCCTTGGCCTCCTGCTGGAGCTTGGGATCGCCGAGGCCGCCGCCGTAGATCTTCTGGTAGAGGCCGAGCGCGTCCTTCAGCGGCTGGGAGGCGCCGGTCCACTTGCCGTCCTTCTGCACCTCGCCGCCCGCGCCCGCGAGCAGCGGCAGCACGCCCTGCATGGAGGTGGCCTCGCCCATCGCGGTGCCGGCGTTGATCTGGATGGGCACGGGCACGCCGGAGGACTTGAGCTTGGCGCCGGCGTCGAGGATCTCCTGCCAGCTCTTGGGCTGCCAGTCGGCCGGCAGCCCGGCCTTGGCGAACAGGTTCTTGTTGAAGTAGAGCACCCGGCCGTCGGTGCCGACGGGCAGGGCGTACTTCTTGCCGTTGAACTCGGTCATGGCCTGCACGGCCTCGGGGATCTGGGCCCAGCCGTCCCAGCTCTCGGCCTCGGCCCCGACCAGCTCCGACAGCGGCTTGATGTAGCCGGCCTCGGCGAACTCGCCGGCCCAGATGCCGTCGATGTCGATCACGTCCGCGCCCTTGCCTGACTTGAGGTCGAGGGAGAGCTTGGTCTTGTACTGCTCGTCGTCGACGCCGCTGGGAACGAACTTGACCGTGACGTCCTTCCCCTTCGCCTTCTGCGCCGCCTCGAACTTGGGGATCACCCAGTCGGCGATGTACTGCGCCGCGGCCGCGTTCTTGCCGCCGGCGATGGCGTTCTGGGCGATCGTCAGCTCGATGGTCTCACCGCCCCCGCCGGAGGACTGGCCGCACGCGGCGAGCCCCAGACCGGCGGCTGTGATGACCGCGACGACACCCATCGACCGTTTCCGCAATGCCATGCAAACCCTCCGACGTGTCCTTAAGGGAGGAGGCCATGGGCCAATATGTCATGACATTCATATGACGTAAAGACCTGGCCGTTATTCGAGGACGTGCCCACATGCTGCGCCTTTGCCCACGCGGGGCGATCTTCACTACCCGGTATACCGGGTAGTGAAGGACCAGGATTCGGACGGGGCCGCTATTCGCAACATAGCGGACATCCGAATGTCATGACAATATGCCATAGTGACGAGGTGAGCTCCGTCCCTGGAGGTGCTGTTGTACGACCTGATCACGATCGGCCGCTCCGGCGTCGACGTCTATCCCCTGCAGACAGGTGTCGGCCTGGCCGACGTCGAGACCTTCGGCAAGTTCCTCGGCGGTAGCCCCACCAACGTCGCCGTCGCCGCGGCCCGCCACGGGCTGCGCTCCGCCGTGGTCACCGGCGTGGGGGCCGACCCGTTCGGCGACTACGTGCGGCGGGCGATCCGCGGCTTCGGCGTGGACGACGCCTTCGTACGCACCATCGAGGGCCGGCCCACGCCCGTGACGTTCTGCGAGATCTTTCCCCCCGACCACTTCCCGATCTACTTCTACCGCGGCGAGCGACCGCCCGACCTGCAGCTCACCCCGTCCATGCTCGACCTGGAGGCGATCGCCGGGGCGGGGCTGTTCTGGTTCTCGCTGACCGGGCTGAGCCAGGAGCCGAGCGCCGCCGCCCACGCCGCCGCGCTCGCGGCGCGCACGTCCGGGCTGACGGTGTTCGACCTCGACTACCGGGCCGTGTTGTGGGAGTCGCGCGAGGCGGCCCACGAGGCGGCGCGCGCTATGTTGCCGCTGGCGAACGTGGCCGTGGGCAACCTGGAGGAGGTCGAGGTCGCGGTCGGCGTACGCGATCCGGAGGCCGCCGCCCAGGCCCTGCTCGACGCCGGCGTACGGCTGGCGATCGTGAAAATGGGCCCGGAAGGGGTTTTCGCGCGTACCTCCGAGGAGAGCGCTCTGGTGGAGCCCATGGAGGTGAAGGTGGTCAACGGGATCGGCGCGGGAGACGCGTTCGGCGGCGCGCTCTGCCTCGGCCTGCTGCGCGGCTGGCCCCTGGAGCGCACGCTGCGCTTCGCCAACGCGGCGGGCGCCTTCGTGGCCGCCCGCCTGGCCTGCGCCGACGCGATGCCGTCCACGTCCGAGGTGGAGGACCTGCTGAACGGGGCGCGCACTTGAGCGACACCACGCTGTCCAGATCTGCGGACTACGAGCGGCTCACCCGCATCCGGGCCACCCAGCCCGAGGAGATCGCCGCCTCCGCGGCCCGGCGGCAGCGGCGCGGGCTGCCGGGCGAGGGCGAGCGGCTGCTGATCATCGCCGCCGACCACGCGGCCCGCGGCGCCCTCGGCGTACGCGACCGGCCGCTGGCCATGGCCGGCCGCGCCGACCTGCTCGACCGCCTGCGGCTGGCGCTGTCCAGGCCGGGCGTCGACGGCATCCTGGCCTCCCCCGACATCCTGGAGGACCTGCTGCTGCTGGGCGCCCTGGAGGGCAAGCTCGCCTTCGGCTCCATGAACCGCGGCGGCCTGCAGGGCTCGGTCTTCGAGGTGGACGACCGGTTCACCGGCTTCGACGCCGCCTCCATCGACGCCATGCGGCTCGACGGCGGCAAGATGCTCTGCCGCATCGACCCGTCCGACCACGCCACCGTGACCACGCTGGAGTCGTGCGCCCACGCGGTCACCGAGCTGGCGCGCAGGCGGCTGCTGGCCATGGTGGAGCCGTTCTGGTCGCTGCGCTCGGAGTCGGGCGCGCTGCGCAACGACCTGTCGCCCGACGCCGTCATCCGCGCGATCAGCGTCGCCCAGGCACTGGGCGTCACCTCGGCCTACACCTGGCTGAAGATCCCGGCGGTGGCGGAGATGGAGCGCGTGATGGCAGCGACCACGCTGCCCGCCCTGCTCCTCGGGGGCGACCCGCCCGACATCGACGCCGCCTACGCCGGCTGGCACCGCGCCCTGAGCCTGCCCGGCGTGCGCGGCCTCGTCGTCGGCCGCGCCCTGCTCTACCCTCCGGACGACGACGTGGCAACCGCGGTGGACGGCGCCGCCGCACTGGTACGAGAGGCCCGCGCATGACATACCTGCCGTACGGCAAGACGGCCAGCGGCCCCTGGTCCGTCGAGATCACCCCGTCCCTGGCCGGCTGGACGTACTCGGGGCTGCGCATCGCGGACCTGACGGACGCCCCGCTCTCCTTCGACACGGGCGGGGAGGAGCTGCTCGTCCTGCCCCTCGCCGGCTCCTGCACGGTCACGATCCCCGGCGAGACCTTCGTGCTGTCGGGCCGCCCCTCGGTCTTCGACGGCCCCTCCGATTTCGCCTATATCCCGATTTCTACGCAGGTGACCATCGAGGGGGCGGGCCGGATCGCGTTCCCCTCGGCCCGGGCCACCCGCGCGCTGCCCCCGCGTTACGTCGCCGCCGCGGAGGTCGCCGTGGAGATCAGAGGCGCCGGCCAGGCCACCCGCCAGGTCAACAACTTCTGCTCACCCGACGCCTACCAGGACTGCGACAAGCTGATGGCCGTGGAGGTCCTCACCCCGTCGGGCAACTGGTCGTCGTACCCGCCGCACAAGCACGACACCCCGAACGAGGGGGAGGCGGTCCTGGAGGAGATCTACTACTTCGAGGTCGCCGACCAGGGCATCGGCTACCAGCGCGTCTACTCCTCCGAGCGCGGCCACATCGACACCCTGGCCGAGGTCTCCTCCGGCGACGTGGTGCTCGTCCCGTACGGCTACCATGGCCCTTCCATGGCCGCCCCCGGCTACGACCTGTACTACCTGAACGTCCTGGCAGGCCCGGCGGAGCAGCGCTCGATGGCGTTCTGCGACGACCCCCGCCACACCTGGATCCGCTCCTCCTGGGACGCCCAGCCCCTCGACCCCAGACTGCCGTTCGGGAGGACTTCGTGATCCGTTTGACCGTCGCGCAGGCGGTCGTGCACTTCCTGGCCCGCCAGTGGAGCGAGCGCGACGGTGCCGAGCGCCGGTTCTTCGGCGGCTGCGTCGGCATCTTCGGCCACGGCAACGTGGCCGGCCTCGGCCAGGCGCTGGCCACCTCCACCGAGGACCTGCCCTACCGGCTCAGCCGCAACGAGCAGGCCATGGTGCACACCGCCGCCGCCTACGCCCGCGCCAGCAACCGGCTGGCCACGCTCGCCTGCACCACCTCGATCGGCCCCGGCGCCACGAACATGATCACCGGTGCGGCCGGCGCGACCATCAACCGCCTGCCCGTGCTGCTGCTGCCCGGCGACATCTTCTCCACCCGCGCCGCGAGCCCGGTGCTCCAGGAGCTGGAGGACCAGCGCTCGTACGACATCTCGGTCAACGACTGCTTCAAGCCGGTCTCCCGCTACTGGGACCGGATCAACCGCCCCGAGCAGCTCCCGAGCGCGCTGCTGGCCGCCATGCGGGTGCTCACCGACCCGGCCGAGACCGGCGCGGTGACGCTGGCGCTGCCGCAGGACGTGCAGGCGGAGGCGTTCGACTGGCCCGACGAGCTGTTCGCCCGCCGCGTCTGGCACATCCCCAGGCCGCGCCCCGAACGCGCGGCCCTCGCCCGCGCCGCCGAGCTGATCAGGTCGGCGGCCCGGCCGATCGTCGTGGCCGGCGGCGGCACCATCTACAGCGAGGCCACCGCGCAGCTCCAGGCGTTCGCCGAGGCGTGCGGGATCCCGGTGGCCGAGACGCAGGCGGGCAAGGGCGCCCTGCCCTACGGTCACCCGCTCGCGCTCGGCGCGATCGGCGCCACGGGCACCACGGCCGCCAACACGCTGGCCCGCGAGGCCGACCTGATCATCGGCGTCGGCACCCGCTACAGCGACTTCACCACCGCCTCCCGCACGATCTTCGCCCCGGAAGCCGCGTTCCTGAACCTCAACATCACCGGCTTCGACGCCGCCAAGCTCTCCGGCCTGCAACTCGTCGCCGACGCCCGCGAAGGGCTGAGCGACCTGGCCGAGGCCTGCGCGGGCTGGAGCACGCCCGCCGCCTACCGCGAGCGCGCCGCCGAGCTGACCCGGGCGTGGGACACGGCCGTCGACGCGGCGTACGCGCTGGAGGGCTCGCCGCTGCCGCAGGCCGCCGTCATCGGCGCGGTCAACGCGGCGGCGGGCGACGACGGCGTGGTGGTCTGCGCGGCCGGCTCGATGCCCGGCGACCTGCACAAGCTCTGGCGGCCCAGCGGCCCCGGCAGCTACCACGTCGAGTACGGCTACTCCTGCATGGGCTACGAGATCGCCGGCGGCCTGGGGGTGAAGCTGGCGGCGCCGGAGCGCGAGGTGTTCGTGCTGGTGGGCGACGGCTCGTACCTGATGATGGCCCAGGAGCTGGTCACGGCCGTCTCCGAGGGCGTCAAGCTGGTCGTGGTGCTGGTCGACAACTCCGGGTTCGCCTCGATCGGGCGTCTGTCGGAGAGCGTCGGCGCCGAACGGCTGGGCACCGCCTACCAGCGCCGCGACGGCGGGCCGCTGCCGGTCGACCTGGCCGCCAACGCAGCCAGCCTCGGCGCCACCGTGCTGCGCCCCGAGACGGTCGCCGACCTGCGCAAGGCGCTCGACACGGCCCGCTCGGCCACCGGGACCACGGTGATCTACGTGCCCACCGACCGGCTGGCCGACGACGCGCCGTCCTCCGAGGCGTGGTGGGACGTGCCCGTGGCACAGGTGGCGACGACGAGCGCCACGTACGCGGCACGGGAGACGTACGAGGCGAACAAGCGCTCCCAGCGCCCCCACCTGACCCCGCCCGGCTGATCAGGGTTGCC
This window encodes:
- a CDS encoding carbohydrate ABC transporter permease, with product MAQAISPPEAPEADRGTREHSRYSSDAAGLGKARAGVFMAPALLLIAAFLVFPALWVLYLGLTNYRLTGIAAAEPQFVGLGNLLDAVSNPTFWSSTWLTVQFVLGSAVIGQVGLGFTIAWLLRDRRGPLKRVVEGLVILAWILPSAIVSFLWVALLDRDGGTLNALLGIPGTAWLLDHPMLSIIVFNTWRGTAFSMMLYGAALANVPPSHLESARLAGASGWQQLRDVVFPHIRGHILTNLLLISLWTFNDFTPFLLTAGGPDGKSEILAVHVYKVALQGGELGYGAAVSTIILLINLVVAVFYLRLLRSKK
- a CDS encoding Cgl0159 family (beta/alpha)8-fold protein; the protein is MSDTTLSRSADYERLTRIRATQPEEIAASAARRQRRGLPGEGERLLIIAADHAARGALGVRDRPLAMAGRADLLDRLRLALSRPGVDGILASPDILEDLLLLGALEGKLAFGSMNRGGLQGSVFEVDDRFTGFDAASIDAMRLDGGKMLCRIDPSDHATVTTLESCAHAVTELARRRLLAMVEPFWSLRSESGALRNDLSPDAVIRAISVAQALGVTSAYTWLKIPAVAEMERVMAATTLPALLLGGDPPDIDAAYAGWHRALSLPGVRGLVVGRALLYPPDDDVATAVDGAAALVREARA
- the iolC gene encoding 5-dehydro-2-deoxygluconokinase, translated to MYDLITIGRSGVDVYPLQTGVGLADVETFGKFLGGSPTNVAVAAARHGLRSAVVTGVGADPFGDYVRRAIRGFGVDDAFVRTIEGRPTPVTFCEIFPPDHFPIYFYRGERPPDLQLTPSMLDLEAIAGAGLFWFSLTGLSQEPSAAAHAAALAARTSGLTVFDLDYRAVLWESREAAHEAARAMLPLANVAVGNLEEVEVAVGVRDPEAAAQALLDAGVRLAIVKMGPEGVFARTSEESALVEPMEVKVVNGIGAGDAFGGALCLGLLRGWPLERTLRFANAAGAFVAARLACADAMPSTSEVEDLLNGART
- the iolD gene encoding 3D-(3,5/4)-trihydroxycyclohexane-1,2-dione acylhydrolase (decyclizing): MRLTVAQAVVHFLARQWSERDGAERRFFGGCVGIFGHGNVAGLGQALATSTEDLPYRLSRNEQAMVHTAAAYARASNRLATLACTTSIGPGATNMITGAAGATINRLPVLLLPGDIFSTRAASPVLQELEDQRSYDISVNDCFKPVSRYWDRINRPEQLPSALLAAMRVLTDPAETGAVTLALPQDVQAEAFDWPDELFARRVWHIPRPRPERAALARAAELIRSAARPIVVAGGGTIYSEATAQLQAFAEACGIPVAETQAGKGALPYGHPLALGAIGATGTTAANTLAREADLIIGVGTRYSDFTTASRTIFAPEAAFLNLNITGFDAAKLSGLQLVADAREGLSDLAEACAGWSTPAAYRERAAELTRAWDTAVDAAYALEGSPLPQAAVIGAVNAAAGDDGVVVCAAGSMPGDLHKLWRPSGPGSYHVEYGYSCMGYEIAGGLGVKLAAPEREVFVLVGDGSYLMMAQELVTAVSEGVKLVVVLVDNSGFASIGRLSESVGAERLGTAYQRRDGGPLPVDLAANAASLGATVLRPETVADLRKALDTARSATGTTVIYVPTDRLADDAPSSEAWWDVPVAQVATTSATYAARETYEANKRSQRPHLTPPG
- the iolB gene encoding 5-deoxy-glucuronate isomerase: MTYLPYGKTASGPWSVEITPSLAGWTYSGLRIADLTDAPLSFDTGGEELLVLPLAGSCTVTIPGETFVLSGRPSVFDGPSDFAYIPISTQVTIEGAGRIAFPSARATRALPPRYVAAAEVAVEIRGAGQATRQVNNFCSPDAYQDCDKLMAVEVLTPSGNWSSYPPHKHDTPNEGEAVLEEIYYFEVADQGIGYQRVYSSERGHIDTLAEVSSGDVVLVPYGYHGPSMAAPGYDLYYLNVLAGPAEQRSMAFCDDPRHTWIRSSWDAQPLDPRLPFGRTS
- a CDS encoding extracellular solute-binding protein; the protein is MALRKRSMGVVAVITAAGLGLAACGQSSGGGGETIELTIAQNAIAGGKNAAAAQYIADWVIPKFEAAQKAKGKDVTVKFVPSGVDDEQYKTKLSLDLKSGKGADVIDIDGIWAGEFAEAGYIKPLSELVGAEAESWDGWAQIPEAVQAMTEFNGKKYALPVGTDGRVLYFNKNLFAKAGLPADWQPKSWQEILDAGAKLKSSGVPVPIQINAGTAMGEATSMQGVLPLLAGAGGEVQKDGKWTGASQPLKDALGLYQKIYGGGLGDPKLQQEAKGRDKSFQQFAEGKIGILMEGDYFWRGVVNPKTGVAKMADRDQTVGYAMIPAIEPGKGIKGQDFVSMSGGALRTVNPNSKHPKEAFELLAFTLSPEALKEETKDGNVRITPRADVNKEILAGEPLLTFISEKVLPVTAYRPPVALYPQVSVALQEATAAVAGGTAPDQAAADYQKKLEGIVGGAGNIAS